In Nocardioides sp. JQ2195, a genomic segment contains:
- a CDS encoding transglycosylase SLT domain-containing protein, producing the protein MNFPTPLSTGHLRRRTGRVTGALLSAGLLSAGLVATASPALADEVPPGRKIIVHTVRPGDTATELAVKYHAWTNELISLNHLGSTAALTVGDRIRIPVVRSAASDDSTPTKPASKKPRKTGHHTDPSREQVRNVITDTARRHGVNPHLALAVAWQESGWQMHHVSSARAIGAMQVLPTTGEWMSLYAGRSLALRNTQDNVLAGVLLLDLLGDQTSSRRHQVGAYYQGLGAVREHGLFDETHSYVRNVMAIKRRLESGGTP; encoded by the coding sequence ATGAACTTCCCCACTCCCCTGTCCACCGGCCACCTCCGACGACGTACCGGTCGGGTCACCGGCGCCCTGCTCAGCGCGGGACTGCTGTCCGCCGGGCTGGTCGCGACCGCCTCTCCCGCCCTGGCCGACGAGGTGCCACCGGGTCGCAAGATCATCGTTCACACCGTGCGGCCGGGTGACACCGCGACCGAGCTGGCCGTGAAGTACCACGCGTGGACCAACGAGCTGATCAGCCTGAACCATCTCGGGTCGACCGCTGCCCTCACCGTCGGAGACCGGATCCGGATCCCGGTCGTGCGCTCGGCCGCGTCGGATGACTCCACACCGACGAAGCCTGCGTCGAAGAAGCCCCGGAAGACCGGGCACCACACGGACCCGAGCCGCGAACAGGTCCGCAACGTCATCACCGACACCGCCCGCCGACACGGCGTCAACCCGCACCTCGCCCTGGCCGTTGCCTGGCAGGAGTCCGGCTGGCAGATGCACCACGTCTCCAGCGCCCGCGCCATCGGCGCCATGCAGGTGCTGCCCACCACCGGTGAGTGGATGTCGCTCTACGCCGGCCGCTCGCTGGCGCTGCGCAACACGCAGGACAACGTGCTCGCCGGCGTGCTCCTGCTGGACCTGCTCGGGGACCAGACCAGCTCGCGCAGGCACCAGGTCGGCGCCTACTACCAAGGGCTCGGCGCCGTGCGCGAGCACGGGCTCTTCGACGAGACGCATTCCTATGTCCGCAACGTGATGGCCATCAAGCGGCGTCTCGAGTCCGGCGGTACGCCGTAG
- a CDS encoding Rv2175c family DNA-binding protein: MNDAAAREPDLATLVDEWLDWAQTAEALGVSVNQVRTMIREHTLAAAVPVEGAGQQVPAGFVHDGQVVKGLPGLLTLFHDGGWSDRECIAWIYSDADLPGRPIDALRENRGSEVKRRAQVEAF, from the coding sequence ATGAACGATGCCGCTGCTCGCGAACCCGACCTGGCCACGCTCGTCGATGAGTGGCTCGACTGGGCCCAGACCGCCGAGGCACTCGGGGTCAGCGTGAACCAGGTCCGCACGATGATCCGTGAGCACACCCTTGCGGCCGCCGTCCCCGTCGAGGGCGCGGGCCAGCAGGTGCCAGCCGGATTCGTCCACGACGGCCAGGTCGTCAAGGGGCTTCCCGGCCTGCTGACGCTCTTCCACGACGGCGGATGGTCCGACCGCGAGTGCATCGCGTGGATCTACTCCGACGCAGACCTCCCGGGGCGTCCGATCGACGCGCTGCGTGAGAACCGCGGTTCCGAGGTCAAGCGCCGCGCCCAGGTCGAAGCCTTCTGA
- a CDS encoding ribonuclease domain-containing protein, producing MGISASQRKFLSLVAAVLVAVGAWWFQQGTGDGNNPADRRPQQSRSSAPSPSSGSASTPAGSASPSGSSSSSDDGVEDPESGLTWVDEDELPTEARQTLDLIDEGGPYPYDRDGVTFENREGILPSQQRGHYHEYTVPTPGEDDRGARRIVTGDEDEFFWTADHYASFERIRR from the coding sequence ATGGGCATCTCCGCGAGCCAGCGCAAGTTCCTCTCGTTGGTCGCGGCTGTCCTGGTCGCGGTGGGTGCCTGGTGGTTCCAGCAGGGGACCGGCGACGGCAACAACCCGGCGGACCGTCGTCCCCAGCAGAGCCGGTCGTCCGCACCGAGCCCCTCGTCCGGGTCGGCGAGCACGCCGGCAGGGTCGGCGAGCCCGTCCGGCTCGAGCTCCTCGTCCGACGACGGTGTCGAGGACCCGGAGTCCGGGCTGACCTGGGTCGATGAGGACGAGCTGCCGACGGAGGCCCGGCAGACGCTCGACCTCATCGACGAGGGTGGGCCCTATCCCTACGACCGTGACGGGGTGACCTTCGAGAACCGCGAGGGCATCCTTCCGAGTCAGCAGCGGGGCCACTACCACGAGTACACCGTCCCCACCCCGGGTGAGGACGATCGCGGTGCCCGGCGCATCGTCACCGGCGACGAGGACGAGTTCTTCTGGACCGCCGACCACTATGCGTCCTTCGAGAGGATCCGTCGATGA
- a CDS encoding barstar family protein, with amino-acid sequence MSGLAAVLAGRVAGNLHQWHGNFEVADVANAVEHAGWAFAHVDGWRATTKPEVLAAFGDALAFPEWYGANFDALNDCLSDLTVDTLLLWDGWGTLARGDEHAFTVMLDLLAEPTRGAGRFVVLLRGDGPELPGSVTSLD; translated from the coding sequence ATGAGTGGGCTCGCTGCCGTCCTGGCCGGCCGTGTCGCCGGCAACCTGCACCAGTGGCACGGCAACTTCGAGGTGGCCGACGTGGCGAACGCGGTCGAGCACGCCGGGTGGGCGTTCGCCCACGTCGACGGGTGGCGGGCCACCACCAAGCCGGAGGTGCTCGCAGCCTTCGGCGACGCGTTGGCGTTCCCCGAGTGGTACGGCGCCAACTTCGACGCCCTCAACGACTGCTTGTCCGACCTCACCGTCGACACGCTGCTGCTGTGGGACGGGTGGGGGACCCTTGCCCGCGGCGACGAGCACGCGTTCACGGTCATGCTGGACCTGCTCGCCGAGCCGACCCGTGGCGCCGGACGGTTCGTCGTGCTCCTGCGTGGTGACGGCCCGGAGCTGCCCGGGTCAGTGACCTCGCTCGACTGA
- a CDS encoding polyprenyl synthetase family protein, translated as MSDPAAFRASLQSVIDGFLDEQSRRLEPLGDDAARLIAEARLAVSGGKRFRAAFCYWGYHAISTPTPEEEQALLRACAGLELLHASALVHDDFMDASDTRRGRPATHRAFEADHRTRGWTGDPEQYGAAAAILLGDLLLTWADELLRRCGLPLDRVSSAMDVFDICRSEVVAGQFLDVSVQARGRADVDTAMTVLRFKSAKYSIERPLHVGAALAGAGPEVLATLTEFGLPLGEAFQLRDDQLGVFGDPAVTGKPAGDDLVEGKRTVLVAMALDGVSTERAAVLDRALGTDLDTDQVEELRALIIESGADQRVEAMITELARRSLDALAAADLLPGAKVALTDLASAATQRTL; from the coding sequence GTGAGCGACCCAGCGGCCTTCCGGGCCAGTCTCCAGTCCGTGATCGACGGCTTCCTCGACGAGCAGTCGAGACGGCTGGAGCCGTTGGGCGACGACGCCGCACGGCTCATCGCCGAGGCGCGTCTCGCGGTCAGCGGAGGCAAGCGCTTCCGGGCGGCCTTCTGCTACTGGGGCTACCACGCGATCAGCACACCGACCCCCGAGGAGGAGCAGGCGCTGCTGCGTGCCTGCGCCGGGCTCGAGCTGCTGCACGCCAGTGCCCTCGTGCACGACGACTTCATGGACGCCTCCGACACCCGGCGGGGGCGACCTGCGACGCACCGCGCCTTCGAGGCCGACCACCGGACGCGCGGCTGGACCGGCGACCCCGAGCAGTACGGCGCCGCGGCCGCGATCCTGCTCGGTGACCTGCTGCTGACCTGGGCGGACGAGCTGTTGCGTCGTTGCGGCCTCCCACTCGACCGGGTCTCCTCCGCGATGGACGTCTTCGACATCTGCCGCTCCGAGGTGGTGGCCGGGCAGTTCCTCGACGTGTCGGTGCAGGCCCGCGGCCGAGCCGACGTCGACACCGCGATGACGGTGCTGCGCTTCAAGTCGGCCAAGTACTCGATCGAGCGGCCGCTCCACGTGGGTGCGGCGCTCGCGGGCGCCGGACCCGAGGTGCTGGCGACCCTCACGGAATTCGGCCTGCCGCTGGGTGAGGCCTTCCAGCTGCGCGACGACCAGCTCGGAGTCTTCGGTGACCCCGCAGTCACCGGCAAGCCCGCCGGGGACGACCTCGTCGAGGGCAAGCGCACGGTCCTGGTCGCGATGGCCCTCGACGGTGTCTCCACCGAACGTGCCGCCGTCCTCGATCGCGCGTTGGGCACCGACCTGGACACCGATCAGGTGGAGGAGCTCCGTGCCCTGATCATCGAGTCCGGTGCCGACCAGCGAGTCGAGGCGATGATCACCGAGCTGGCCCGGCGCTCGCTCGACGCCCTGGCAGCGGCTGACCTGTTGCCCGGGGCCAAGGTCGCGCTCACCGATCTGGCTTCCGCCGCCACCCAACGCACACTCTGA
- the metF gene encoding methylenetetrahydrofolate reductase [NAD(P)H], with protein sequence MDHQTPRSIGQLIRSGERSFSFEFFPPKDAAGEEQLWQAIRELEPYQPTFVSVTYGAGGTTRDTTVAITGRIAKETSLLPVAHLTCVGHTVDEVRDVLGSLAASGVHNVLALRGDPPGGPGTPWEPTNGGVNYASELVRVIKDAADVSVGVAAFPEGHVDAASLDDDVAVLKAKQDAGAEFAITEMVLRASDYFALVERAAAAGVDIPIIPGVMPILNINSMRRMVELSRRELPTEVVQRLYPFEDDKAGLRAEGIAIATELCDAMLDGGAPGLHFYTLNRSKATREIFEALRITV encoded by the coding sequence ATGGACCACCAGACGCCGCGCAGCATCGGGCAGCTCATCCGCAGCGGTGAGCGCTCGTTCTCGTTCGAGTTCTTCCCGCCCAAGGATGCTGCCGGGGAAGAGCAGCTGTGGCAGGCGATCCGCGAGCTCGAGCCCTACCAGCCCACCTTCGTGTCGGTGACCTACGGCGCGGGCGGCACCACCCGGGACACCACCGTGGCGATCACCGGACGCATCGCCAAGGAGACCTCGCTGCTTCCGGTGGCCCACCTGACCTGCGTCGGGCACACGGTCGACGAGGTCCGCGACGTCCTGGGCTCCCTGGCCGCAAGCGGGGTGCACAACGTGCTCGCCCTGCGTGGCGACCCGCCCGGTGGCCCGGGCACCCCATGGGAGCCGACGAACGGTGGTGTCAACTACGCCTCCGAGCTGGTCCGGGTGATCAAGGACGCCGCAGACGTCAGCGTGGGTGTCGCCGCCTTCCCCGAGGGGCACGTCGATGCAGCCAGCCTGGACGACGACGTCGCGGTGCTGAAGGCCAAGCAGGACGCGGGCGCGGAGTTCGCGATCACGGAGATGGTGCTGCGGGCCTCCGACTACTTCGCTCTGGTCGAGCGGGCTGCGGCAGCCGGCGTCGACATCCCGATCATCCCCGGGGTCATGCCGATCCTGAACATCAACTCGATGCGCCGCATGGTCGAGCTGTCCCGTCGTGAGCTGCCCACGGAGGTGGTGCAGCGGCTGTACCCCTTCGAGGACGACAAGGCGGGACTGCGTGCCGAGGGCATCGCGATCGCCACCGAGCTGTGTGACGCCATGCTCGACGGCGGGGCGCCGGGCCTGCACTTCTACACGCTGAACCGGTCGAAGGCGACCCGCGAGATCTTCGAGGCCCTGCGGATCACCGTCTGA
- a CDS encoding NAD(P)/FAD-dependent oxidoreductase, with the protein MVTSSADHSSRVHRMARVVVIGGGFGGMASAARLAKLGHDVTLVERLPHLGGAMGTVEKDGFTWDAGPSATLLPAVVRDLFRKSGRPLEREIDLVPQEIIRTHHFEDDTRVALPGGSRAAQVEALDDLAPGLGDQWASYVGAFADDWEAIRRDYLERPWIPEFASKETTARIFTREMLAKRLKKSFKDDRLRMLAAHPFVFEGHDPRDVPAWMGMVSYVEQRFGAWTVEGGFGRLCDVLAQRLATRKVTVLLDTRVDDIVVRGGRAVAVATDSGEIDADVVVCAIDPRGLPVLAPHVRRTMPAIPPVVCHLGLTGDVPVLPPESVFHGDPMLVVRTGGTAPEGGKAVTVLARGLLAEDIVLGLVRKGLNLRPHVEVRVDRSPRTQVEQWGGSPMGVLWQGRNTLRDRLSTTTPVPGVYAAGAHAAPGAGIPHVGLSAALVAQEVGPA; encoded by the coding sequence CTGGTCACCAGCAGCGCCGACCATTCCTCTAGGGTTCACCGCATGGCGCGCGTGGTGGTGATCGGTGGAGGCTTCGGTGGCATGGCGTCGGCCGCGCGGCTGGCCAAGCTCGGCCACGACGTCACCCTCGTGGAACGTCTCCCCCACCTGGGCGGGGCGATGGGCACCGTGGAGAAGGACGGGTTCACCTGGGACGCCGGTCCTTCGGCCACGTTGCTGCCCGCCGTCGTGCGCGACCTGTTCCGCAAGTCGGGACGGCCCCTCGAGCGCGAGATCGACCTGGTCCCGCAGGAGATCATCCGCACCCACCACTTCGAGGACGACACCCGCGTCGCCCTGCCCGGTGGGTCGCGCGCCGCGCAGGTCGAGGCGCTCGACGACCTGGCGCCGGGACTCGGTGACCAGTGGGCGTCCTACGTCGGGGCGTTCGCGGACGACTGGGAGGCGATCCGCCGTGACTACCTCGAGCGCCCGTGGATACCCGAGTTCGCCAGCAAGGAGACCACGGCACGGATCTTCACCCGCGAGATGCTCGCCAAGCGCCTGAAGAAGTCCTTCAAGGACGACAGGTTGAGGATGCTCGCTGCCCACCCCTTCGTCTTCGAGGGCCACGACCCGCGGGACGTGCCGGCCTGGATGGGCATGGTCTCCTACGTGGAGCAGCGGTTCGGCGCTTGGACGGTCGAGGGTGGTTTCGGGCGGCTCTGCGACGTGCTGGCCCAGCGACTGGCGACGCGCAAGGTCACCGTGCTGCTCGACACCCGGGTCGATGACATCGTGGTCCGCGGCGGGCGCGCAGTCGCGGTCGCGACCGACAGCGGCGAGATCGACGCCGACGTGGTGGTGTGCGCGATCGACCCGCGCGGGCTGCCGGTCCTCGCGCCCCACGTGCGTCGCACCATGCCGGCCATTCCTCCGGTCGTGTGCCACCTCGGACTGACCGGGGACGTCCCGGTCCTGCCTCCCGAGTCCGTCTTCCACGGTGACCCCATGCTCGTCGTGCGCACGGGCGGCACCGCTCCGGAAGGTGGGAAGGCCGTGACCGTCCTGGCGCGCGGCCTGCTCGCAGAAGACATCGTGCTCGGCCTGGTGCGCAAGGGTCTCAACCTCAGGCCGCACGTCGAGGTGCGCGTCGACCGCTCACCACGGACCCAGGTCGAGCAGTGGGGCGGCTCGCCGATGGGCGTGCTGTGGCAGGGCCGCAACACGTTGAGGGATCGCCTCTCGACCACCACGCCCGTGCCCGGGGTGTACGCCGCCGGAGCGCACGCCGCCCCCGGCGCCGGCATCCCCCATGTCGGGCTCTCGGCTGCCCTGGTCGCCCAGGAGGTCGGCCCGGCCTAG
- a CDS encoding DUF4126 domain-containing protein — translation MESLALVFSNGWASGVNAYLVVLVMGIAERLGVSEIPDVLGSWPVLALAGFMYAMEFVADKIPLIDSTWDTISTAIRPTIGAVLGVLVAGESDSLSAALAGVVGGGSALASHLVKMGGRMAINSSPEPVTNITASVVEDFAVLGVVWFAIEHPVAAAGIAGVLLVTGLVVLYFAARLIRKFWRRWKGRDRHPPAYA, via the coding sequence GTGGAATCGCTTGCACTGGTGTTCTCCAACGGCTGGGCCAGTGGTGTCAACGCCTACCTGGTCGTCCTCGTCATGGGCATTGCCGAACGGCTCGGGGTCAGCGAGATCCCCGACGTGCTGGGCAGCTGGCCGGTGCTCGCCCTCGCCGGGTTCATGTATGCGATGGAGTTCGTCGCCGACAAGATCCCGCTCATCGACTCCACCTGGGACACCATCTCGACCGCCATCCGGCCCACCATCGGCGCCGTCCTCGGCGTCCTGGTCGCGGGCGAGTCCGACTCGCTCAGCGCCGCGCTCGCCGGTGTCGTCGGGGGTGGCAGCGCGTTGGCCTCCCACCTGGTCAAGATGGGGGGACGGATGGCGATCAACTCCTCGCCCGAGCCGGTCACCAACATCACCGCCAGCGTCGTCGAGGACTTCGCTGTGCTGGGGGTCGTGTGGTTCGCCATCGAGCACCCGGTGGCGGCCGCGGGCATCGCCGGGGTCCTTCTGGTCACCGGGCTCGTCGTGCTCTACTTCGCGGCCAGGCTGATCCGGAAGTTCTGGCGGCGCTGGAAGGGCCGGGACCGCCACCCCCCGGCGTACGCCTGA
- a CDS encoding ArsC/Spx/MgsR family protein, whose translation MEIWINPACSKCRTAASTLDEAGNEYTQRRYLDDPPTVAEIEDVLARLRLDPWHIARMNEPIAKEISLKDVPKDDAHRADWVAALAEHPKLIQRPIITLDDGTAVVARDDETLARIIGT comes from the coding sequence GTGGAGATCTGGATCAACCCGGCCTGCTCGAAGTGCCGCACTGCGGCGAGCACGCTCGACGAGGCCGGCAACGAGTACACCCAGCGCCGCTACCTCGACGACCCGCCGACCGTCGCCGAGATCGAGGACGTGCTGGCCAGGCTCCGGCTCGACCCGTGGCACATCGCTCGGATGAATGAGCCGATCGCCAAGGAGATCTCCCTGAAGGACGTGCCCAAGGACGACGCCCACCGCGCCGACTGGGTGGCCGCCCTGGCGGAGCACCCCAAGCTCATCCAGCGTCCGATCATCACCCTCGATGACGGCACCGCCGTGGTCGCGCGCGACGACGAGACACTGGCCCGCATCATCGGCACGTAG
- a CDS encoding YbaK/EbsC family protein, protein MAEHASIEKFRAALAEKGGSGEIVVLPDSVHTAALAADALGCEVGAIANSLLFDSDDKPVLVLTSGAHRVDTAKVEATTGPLKRARPDFVRHHTGQVIGGVSPIAHPTPVPTFIDPWLRRYDVVWAAAGHPAAVFSTTFDELVAMTGATELEVE, encoded by the coding sequence ATGGCTGAACACGCCTCCATCGAGAAGTTCCGGGCCGCCCTGGCCGAGAAGGGCGGCTCCGGCGAGATCGTCGTGCTGCCCGACTCCGTGCACACCGCGGCCCTCGCCGCGGACGCGTTGGGCTGCGAGGTCGGTGCGATCGCGAACAGCCTGCTCTTCGACTCCGACGACAAACCGGTGCTGGTCCTGACCAGCGGCGCGCACCGCGTCGACACCGCGAAGGTCGAGGCGACCACCGGGCCGCTCAAGCGGGCCAGGCCTGACTTCGTCAGGCACCACACCGGCCAGGTGATCGGCGGGGTCTCCCCCATCGCCCACCCGACGCCGGTGCCGACGTTCATCGACCCGTGGCTGCGCAGGTACGACGTGGTCTGGGCCGCCGCGGGCCATCCCGCGGCGGTGTTCAGCACGACCTTCGACGAGCTGGTCGCGATGACCGGCGCAACCGAGCTCGAGGTGGAATAG